One Rhea pennata isolate bPtePen1 chromosome 3, bPtePen1.pri, whole genome shotgun sequence DNA segment encodes these proteins:
- the TLR5 gene encoding toll-like receptor 5, whose translation MMLHRQLVLVFGISLARDIYASRSCYSEGQISQYYFCNLTDVPLVPKDTMKLLLSFNYIRQVNATSFPLLEHLVVLEIGTQHVVPVTIGKAAFRNLPNLRVLDLGFNGILQLDLDAFVDLPNLTVLLLFSNSLGDSILTEHYFRDLRSLEELDLSKNQITKLQPHPLFSNLTVLKTVDLKLNKISNLCESNLTSFQGKRFLFFNLNSNRLYHTSLTAWEKCPNPFRNITLTSLDLGHSGWNAEQVQYFCTAIKGTQISSLKLNSHIMGSGFGFNNLKNPDENTFTGLAGSNLHLLDISDGYIFSLNSLVFQSLGSLELLNLCRNKINQIQRHAFFGLGNLKTLNLSGNLLGELYDYTFEGLHSVMLIDLQQNHIGEIGQKSFNSLVNLEIIDLRDNAIKKLPSFPDLTTAFFGDNKLMSVADRAIVATFLDLERNWLENLGDLYILFQVPDLQYIFLKQNRFSYCVKRVNVIENNQIIYIDLGENMLQLVWERGLCLDVFRVLSKLQVLHLNNNYLSALPQEVFRGLTSLQRLNLASNLLSHLSPGTFPQSLANLNLSGNQLFSPEPEIFMTLSILDITHNKYVCDCNLKSLLLWLNETNVTLAGSQYDRYCVYPPAFDGVPLSFLLYDDCSEDELQQSLRFSVFIFTSVTLVMFMMAVVIFTRCRGICFVWYKTVTRTLIDSRQQAPDTSEYRYDAYLCYSKNDFEWVQHALLKHLDSQYFDKNRFTLCFEERDFLPGEEHINNIRDAIWNSRKTVCIVTRQFLKDGWCVEAFNFAQSRYFCDLKDVLIMVVVGSLSQYQLMKHKPIRIFLQRSKYLRWPEDHQDVDWFLNNLSRQILKEKKVKRKVSGVELQTVATVSR comes from the coding sequence ATGATGTTACATCGACAGCTAGTACTTGTTTTTGGAATATCTCTAGCTAGAGATATATATGCCTCTAGAAGCTGTTATTCAGAAGGCCAAATCTCCCAATATTATTTCTGCAACCTCACAGATGTTCCACTTGTGCCAAAGGATACAATGAAGCTTTTGCTAAGTTTCAACTATATCAGACAAGTGAATGCAACTTCATTCCCACTGCTGGAGCACTTGGTGGTGTTGGAAATCGGAACACAGCATGTCGTTCCTGTTACTAtaggaaaagcagctttcaggAACCTGCCAAACCTTCGTGTCTTAGATTTAGGTTTCAATGGGATTCTTCAACTGGATCTTGATGCTTTTGTGGACTTGCCAAATTTGACTGTTCTCCTGCTGTTTTCTAACAGTCTTGGAGACTCCATCCTGACGGAACACTACTTTCGAGATTTGAGGTCCTTAGAAGAACTGGATCTTTCAAAGAACCAAATCACAAAACTTCAGCCTCATCCCTTGTTTTCTAATCTGACAGTCTTGAAAACTGTGGACCTGAAACTCAACAAGATATCCAACCTGTGTGAAAGCAACCTCACCAGCTTccaaggaaaaagatttttattttttaacctcaATTCTAACAGGTTATACCATACCAGTCTAACGGCCTGGGAGAAATGCCCAAATCCTTTCAGAAACATTACATTGACCTCATTGGACCTTGGTCACAGTGGTTGGAATGCAGAGCAAGTCCAGTATTTCTGTACAGCCATAAAAGGGACTCAAATCAGTTCTTTAAAACTTAATTCTCATATAATGGGTTCAGGATTTGGCTTCAATAACTTAAAAAATccagatgaaaatacatttacagGTCTAGCAGGAAGTAATCTTCATTTGCTTGATATTTCAGATGGctacattttctctctcaatTCTTTAGTCTTTCAAAGCCTTGGTAGTTTGGAATTGCTGAACCTTTGCAGAAACAAGATAAATCAAATCCAAAGGCATGCATTTTTTGGCTTGGGAAATCTAAAAACTCTCAATCTCTCAGGTAATCTTTTAGGCGAGTTGTACGATTATACTTTTGAGGGGCTACATAGTGTAATGCTTATTGATTTACAGCAAAATCATATTGGGGAGATTGGTCAAAAATCATTCAATAGTTTAGTAAATCTAGAAATAATTGATCTTCGAGACAATGCTATTAAAAAACTCCCTTCTTTTCCAGATCTGACCACTGCCTTTTTCGGTGACAATAAGCTGATGTCTGTAGCTGACAGAGCAATAGTTGCAACATTTCttgatttagaaagaaattggTTGGAAAACCTGGGTGACCTGTATATACTTTTCCAAGTTCCAGATTTGCAGTATATCTTCTTAAAACAGAATCGCTTCTCTTACTGTGTGAAAAGAGTTAATGTTATAGAAAACAATCAGATAATCTATATAGATCTAGGAGAAAATATGTTACAGCTTGTGTGGGAGAGAGGTTTATGTTTGGATGTATTCAGGGTACTCTCCAAACTGCAGGTTCTACATCTGAATAACAACTACCTCAGTGCTCTTCCACAAGAGGTTTTTAGAGGTCTAACATCTCTACAAAGACTTAATCTAGCTTCCAACCTATTGTCTCATCTTTCTCCCGGGACTTTTCCACAAAGCCTAGCAAACCTAAACTTGTCTGGAAACCAGCTTTTCTCCCCTGAGCCTGAAATCTTTATGACTTTGAGCATCCTGGATATAACACACAATAAGTATGTCTGTGATTGTAATTTAAAGAGCTTACTACTGTGGCTGAATGAAACGAATGTAACCCTAGCTGGCTCACAGTATGACAGATACTGTGTATATCCACCTGCTTTTGATGGGGTACCTCTGTCTTTTCTGCTATATGATGATTGCAGTGAAGATGAACTTCAGCAGTCTCTCAGGTTCTCAGTATTCATCTTCACTTCTGTCACCCTGGTAATGTTTATGATGGCAGTCGTCATTTTTACTCGCTGTCGGGGGATTTGTTTTGTCTGGTATAAAACTGTCACAAGAACTTTGATAGACAGCCGTCAACAAGCACCTGATACAAGTGAGTATAGATATGATGCATATTTGTGCTACAGCAAAAACGACTTTGAATGGGTCCAGCATGCTTTACTTAAACACCTGGATTCACAGTATTTTGACAAAAACAGATTTACCTTGTGCTTTgaggaaagagatttcttgcCTGGGGAAGAACATATCAACAATATTCGTGATGCCATTtggaacagcaggaaaacagttTGCATTGTGACAAGGCAGTTTCTCAAAGATGGGTGGTGTGTGGAAGCCTTTAATTTTGCCCAGAGCAGATATTTTTGTGATCTGAAAGATGTCCTCATTATGGTAGTGGTTGGGTCACTTTCTCAGTATCAACTGATGAAACACAAACCAATTCGAATCTTTTTACAACGGAGTAAGTATCTGCGGTGGCCTGAAGACCATCAAGATGTAGACTGGTTTTTAAATAACCTTTCTCGCcaaattctgaaagagaaaaaagtgaaaaggaaagtcAGTGGTGTAGAGCTGCAGACTGTAGCAACAGTCTCACGCTGA